GGCTGATAATTACAATTTTCTTCTATCAACAGATTAagctttttgtttaatttagacttttctgtttagtttttaataCAACAGTTCTAAGAAACTagatacaaagaaaaaaagctaaTAATCAGCAATGGTTAGttttattttccactttttaattCCACTTTGTGTTAAAAACAATGcataattacaataattgtaaattaatataaattattactGTAAAAGTCTGATTTAGCTGTGACATGgctatgtaaaaaaataaatttttagaGTAACATGTTTTACACCCACTGcacttcatttatatatatatatatatatctcaatgaaagagagagagagagaaagaaactaaTGAAGGAGAAAGTCATTGgcaataatttattataatttagTAATTGATTAATAACAACTTGTCaaaaataaagtattattaCTTTATTGATTGTAAGCCTACATTCTGTAATGTGTAGCTTTAACTTGTCATTCCTACAGACGTAAACAGAAACTCGATATGTAATTAAAATTCACTGACAGTATGACTGGCCTTGATCACAGATTACCATGTTTGGAAACATGTAATATTAAAGTACAAAGTATGCTGGGAatataaatgcaatataaatgcataaagtACCCTATGACAGACTTACCCCATGACAGATTATTGCCATATCGGCTATTATAAAGACAGTGGGGATGTGTGTAGCTTGAGGTCCACACGTTTGTACAACATGAAGACTACTAGTGCTAAGAAACAAACCTCTCATTTagcaaactacacacacaacccaattttttaatttctccaGGCCAGCCAGTGATGAATGTGTCAGGTGGATGTTTGGTGAATGTGCATGGCTTGGACACCGGGGTCATGGGGTACAATACAACCAGAGAGGTTGAATGGTAATCTTGggatattataaatataaagaaatagaATACCTTTCTTTTCAGCAGACGACATAAACATGACAGCCATGTCAAATCTTTTCACACTTGACAAACTGTTCAGAATTGCCAATATGACCGATGGTTCCTCATTCCTTAAGacattgaaaaaataaaagaaatattaagATTACATAATTAGACAGTACTTTTACTAGACAGTAATTTTACTACACATTTATAATACAaccctaaaataaaattaaatatacaaagttGCCAGTTTACTAGGTAATAGCTAACGAACTGATGGCCTTTTTTCCTGTGAGCTACACCACTAAGCTGCGTTTCCAGTGGCCTCTTTTACAAAATACCAGTTAATTATTAATAGCaactacaccaccaccaccaccaccaccaccacaaccaaCAACAATGACAGGCGatgtatacatattttgtgTACACAACTATAAATCATCAGTGTATGTTTTGTTCATAAGGGCTTGCATAAACAATACTTATAAGTGCATAcagtgtaaatgtatataaaaatccaaaacctgctgttcagtagtGTTGCAGGGTGGTACCAGGAATGGTGTATTGCAATTTACAGTAAAATGAATAGCAGCTTGTTAGGAAGAGTTATAGAGCAGGTGTACTTAATCAAGTAATCAATCACTGAACATAATGGTGTATGCTATTTAAACATATCTGTAAGGTAGTAAATGTTCCCCTGCAAGTCTGAATATAAATTTGAAATGGATACAATTCTTACTTGATGTAAAAGCTTTGAAGTACTTTCAAAATTTTATTAAGAATGTCCGGCTCCAGAGAGTTCTGGAAAATCTTCTGATAGGCATCAGGCTGAATTTgctgaaataaaacattgaaaacacACCATTGTATTTGACCCAGTACAACAGAACTGgctgtttaaaaagtataaaattaAGAACCAGCAACAAGACTTAGTAATGCTGAGAGGTGTTATCCACcttcaaatatttatatctgGCTTCAGGCTGATCACCAATCTTCCTTAAATCTGCCTCTAGCTGAAAGCTGTTTGTAGGACATGGAGGGATGACTTCATGATTGactgaagaggaagatgaggatgacGATGGTGAAGTTTGCTCCATGCAACCAGCAACTTTATCCTCTGTCTgtaataatttagttttttcaACAGAATTCCCATTTGCGCCTCTGTAAGCAAATAAAGAGGATGAGTTCAATATATACATGTTAACATATAATACACAGAGAATAATAGCAAATTAGTCAAGTAATCAAGTAAGCAAAGCAACCACTCACACAATATGGGAAATGGGTgagaataacatttttataaatagcAACCAAAATTCCCCTCATATTCCATGACTTGACCCAAACTTGATAAAATCCCCCAACTTTCCATGTGTGGAAGAGACTTTAAAATTCAATATTCCAGAAATTCCATGACCATTGGGACCCCTgcaatgcttttaaaaatgttttgaatgttttactACAGTTGAGTTCACATGTAAAAGGTGATGAAACTGAATGAGGCCCATACTTGTCTGGAGGCAATGAGTGAAAGTCTGACAGCTGCTCCATTTTCTGGATCTtggcagagggagaggatgagagtGGAGAGGCCTCACCCTGAGCCTCTGAGTAAAGGCCTGGTATGGTGGCCACCAGCTCAGATGTGGAAGAGCTCCCAGGACCTGTGGTTCTCTGAGGAACCACTAAGGGGGTGAGCATTTCACCAACTTCCTCTATTTCTATTCTTTTCATTGGTTTCTATTGTAtcagaacagagacagaaccAAGACAGAACAGATTCAGACATTCATATGCAAAGTGTCAAAGGTTGTCTCATTGTTTACATCgctaaaacatttttcaacagGTGCCTCTTCTGTCTCCTCTAGTAACTAGCAGGCTTGGTTACAGAGAGCCCCCTGAATGTACATGTAACTGCAGCCAGAATGCAAAATGTGTAAAAGGATTCAATGGAAAGATATCAGCTATAACAAGCTTCACTGAATAAAACAAGTAATACAGACCTTCaggattcatttaaatgtataaaagctGCTGAAATAGAGAAAAGCCTGTGATGATTTGGGACTGACTCACGGTAGATCTGAGATGTTCTGGTTTGTTGACTGGCTGAATTGTTCTTCTTGTGGCATCTGCTTGTTGCTGCCCACCAGCTGTCAAATCCttattaatatgcaaatacacaagGCCACACAATTTTAATGACTATACAAGTATGGCACTGGCCTCTTTAGTAATCTCAAAAAGGCTCTAAGTAATGCTTCCATATTATTTCCTGTCATAGTCCAGCATTTGAAGGTACTAATAAAGAAAGTAAAAAGAGGAATTAAAACTAATTATATTATTCCTAATGTTCAGATAATTGAGCACACTGTGAATGTATAGATATGCACACATCACGGTTAAGTGAATTAACTAACTTTGATTATTTATAATtgcttaaacaaacaaaaatattttttcagtattACACAGTCCTAAAATTCAAAAACTGTGATACCACAGAAAGTCCAGAGGTTACCATGTTGAGTTTCTTAAGCTCTGACATCGCCTGCTTGTTTCCAGGTTCAAGTTTCAGCACTTGTTTAAAATCTTaacatgaacaacaaaaagaacacaattaGTGTGGCATATGGGTTTTGAACTACAGAATCATCAGTATCATTTTAGGACAATCCTTTCTTAAAACAAGCATAGTGCTATCAGGTCAGGTACCTTTCATCTTACATCCCAAGCACAGAgagtcaaaacattttaaaagtgttcAGCGGTAAAAATCTGCTTAGTTGCTTTCCGTATTACTGCACACAATGCAAACCTTTAGAAACAATGGAATGAATGCTGAATTTTCTTGAATACTTATTGTTTACTTATACGGAATTACAGGCAGGTGGAACCCAGACCTTCCCTGGCTTCAGAGAGTCTCCCCAGAGCAGCTCTGGCTGTGGCACGCCTGGCGAAAGCTTTTGAGTAGGTGCTGTCCAGAGTGATGGCCTTGCTGCAGTCCTGCTCTGCCTCAGCATACCTAACCCACAAACAAGAGGAGATGCTCAGGCTGCATGCAAACgagcatgagaaaaaaaaggatacaTACCTCTCATGATATTTTCAATCACATGAAAATGCTATATTCTAATCTGATTACTCTAATTGAAATCTAATTTTGTGTAACTACAgaattttatgcatatttaaaaacataaataatcaaAAGGTGAATTGTTCTGGGCAAATTTTACTTGATTGATGTCCACATGAGAAGCACATACCTCTCAAGCTTGAGGTAAGCCATGGCCCTGTTGGCAGCGAGCAGAGCATTAGTAGCGTCAGCCTCCATCCCTTTACTGTAGCATTCTACAGCTGCCTCATACTTCCCCTCTTTAAAATATGCGTTGCCCTACGAGAGTAGCCAACAGCAAAACACGGGTTTGACCAATACAGACTCTAAGTGTGCAAACAGTGGGGTTTCGTTATAGGTTCTTGCAAGCATGGTCTTGTAAGGGTGAGGATGCCTCATCATGGGGTTCCAGTACCAAGACCAACCCAAACTCATGACCATGGACCTTTGACTGAGGCCTTCATTCGGGTCTTCGCTCACCCGGTCTTTCTGCACCGCTGCCTCCTGACGTCTGAGCTGTTCCTGCGCCACGTAGTTTGGTTCTGAAGCCACAGCAAGCGGCACTTCTGGTACATGCTTCTTCACCTCATCGTCTTTCTGCCTTTGGGATGGTATGGCCTGAGAAGTAGAAAGCCGGCCAGATTAACAACTCAGCACAAGACTAGCTACTGTCTACAAGCACAGGAAGTAGTTACTGCAGGGTGGGCAGATGGGAGGGCACTAACCTGGTTCAGTTTCGTTATCTCGTTCTGGGCATCTAGATTTTCAGGGTCCAACTTCAGAACCATTTCATAATCTTGTAGAAATCAGATTAACGCAATGGGATGGCATTTTCTGACATGcttcaatattttaataaacaatttacaCAACCACAGAACGGCCTGCTGTATTCAGTAGGCCATATTCAAGAGACATGATAAGAACACAGCTTGGACTAGCATTTTCTCTAAGTTTCTATACATAAAACTGATGCTTAAAAGTTAACGGCCCTCACCTTCTAGAGCACCTTCAAGGTTCTGAAGGGCGAAACGAGCAGCCCCTCTTCGAGCATAAGCTTTGATATATTTGCTGTCCAGCGCTATAGCCAAGTTACAGTCAGACTCCGCAACCACATACCTACAACATACACACCAGCATGTCTGCAAATACTGGCAATGGTTAACCTGAATGTATTGGAAAATGCACTGACCACattatcttaaaaaataaaggaCCATGATATGAAGAATGTAATAGAGTGTGAACACAGCTGTTACTTTTTAAGTCGGAAGAAGCACGTTGCTCGGTTGGTTGGCAGAACAGGGTTGTATGGGTCAGCAACCATCCCTCTGGAATAGCACTCGATAGCTGTGTCATAATTTCCCTCCTTAAAGAACTTGTTGCCCTGAGAtaccatttattttaaacatggatTTTAACAATTAATATGCAAACTGCTCTTTGTGTGAAAccaaatcattttaaagtggCTCCATAGtcagttaaaacaaaaaattatttgttctCCCCAAATCTACTTTCTTATGACTGttttcttctttacattttgctGGAAAAATACCCTTATTTATATACTCCAAGTATCATAAATTTGGTAGTCTAGGTCATTGACTGAtttttcagagctctgtgtacaAATTtcaagagagaaaacacacacacactccttagtGCCAGTGCGCTGCAATTTTGGTCATTCAGAAACCTTAAATGTGTCCTtactttctccttctctttcataGCTAGTTCTCTGTCCACCTGCACCTCTTCCAAGTCTGAGTCATTTGAATCAGCTGGGCTGTCTTCCTTGTCCACTGTCTCAAGGGCCTTATCCTGTGTTGTAACAAAGACACCATTCATTCTCAATGACAATGGGAACTTTGCACTTTTGGCACCAATTCCATGTTCTTAGACAGAATGCCAAAAGagtcacaaaagaaaaaaggggcATTACCACGTCAAATTTGTCCCAGGACTGGTAGTCATAAGATTTTATTCTCTGTGGTGGCTTCTGCTCCTCTTGTTGGCTCTTCTTGGCAGGGCCTTTGCTTTTGACCCTTTGTTTCTTGTAATCCTTGTTTCTCACAGGTGGGAGATTTTTCTGTGTTAATGAAAAACGCTCACGTTCACGGCTAAACGTGTCGATGATCAGGAGCAGCCAAAGAGTAGCCAAAGAGACGAGAAGGCAGAAAACGCACCTGAAGTTGCTCCAGGCTTCCTGTACGGAGCTCCTCATCCTTCACCTTTATGTCTGCCTCCCAGCTATCGAGCTCCTTCATGAAGTTATGGAGATCCTCTGCATTCTGACGCATTTGCATTTGCAGCTCGATGGCTTTACTACCCCCTGACATGATGCTGTGTTTCTCTCAATCTGAAATTTTGCAAATTAAGAAGTACATGGACTACATTAAGAAACAAATTTTACATGGTAACCAAGCCTAACCTTAACTTTATGtgaattgtattattattattacacccATTTTTATAATATGTAGAATTTAAAGGCCTAGTCTATAAGTAAAATATATTGTCCATAGCAGGAATGTTGTGACTTCCATGGGGGAAAAAGGCAGTAATTGATTTTTATAATGAGGAAGGTACAAGAGAAGATAAGAACTGCAAGGGGCTAACATTAAAGCATGGTTTCAGACTTTGTGTTAGTTTACAGTAATTTCCagtctttaaaaacaaagatttatatatatatatatatatatatatatatatatatatatatatatatatatatacacacacatacatagagagagagagagagagagagagagagagagagagagagagagagagcgagagagagagagagagagagcaattcAGAAAGTCTTTGATCTGGAAACTTCTAAAGGTGTCAGTTAacatatatatgatatgatatgatatgatttATGATAACTGTGGAAACTAGTCTTAAAACAACTGCATACTATATTACTAACTTAATATTACTAAAGCTGAGGTAATCAGTTAATTAAGGTCACACATTCATAACAAACAAATGGTGGATAAGTTGAAACGGAACGACACGAAAAATGGCTAGCGAGCTACGCTAGCTAATTCCTCCTACTCGCGTGGTAATAGTTTAATAGATGATCAAGAAATGAAACGTATACCGGTAAGAATATACGAGCTATATAGGTAGCGTTAATGTATGTCAAGTGATAGAAAAGCCATTGTTAATCCCTAAACAAAAACGTAACTTACCTATAAGTCAGCAGAGCTCAGTACTCATGTTGAAATGTTTGGGTTCAGCGCCATGACATCCAATTACCAGCAGTCTTTGCGTTTAAACAAAGATTCTAGCTAAGCCGAGATGGGGCAATGCTCCTAAATATTTAAAGCAACTGTGCTGTCTGCGTAAATGGGTTTGCCGCCTTGCGCCATTCACTTGAACCCCCACTCCCACCGGTTCCCCCTTTGTAGgagaacaacaaacaaatcaacaaactaaacaaatctCAAACAAAGTTACTTTTCTTAAAATCGACTCGATATATTCATATTATGGTCAAAATAGCAACAGTCTTGCAATCACAAAAATGTAATCTAAATGTACTTTTAGCAagaaatatactttttttcatttgacatttgacaATGTACGCCAGAAATACCACTGCCCGTCAAGTACCAACTACTGATTTcatgattttctctctctgtatccgCCTTCCCTCGATCGCCCGCATTGTAAACTAGCGCTCACTTTAGCCTCTTCCCTCAAAGCTCTCTGGCTTCTAACGCCATTTCACCTTTTACCTTTCACCTCTTCACGTGACTGCAGAACCGAAAATGACCTCTCTTCAAGCTCACAACTGATAAATCTCCGATATCAGCGAACATTAAATGAACTGATGGATCAAACGAAAGAACAAGACGAGGATTATGGCTACAACTTATTCccggaaagaaagaaaagcaaatacaAGAAAGGGTCCATTGGAGAAAGCCTGTTTACTTTCAACCATAAATGTCATATTATGCTGCAGTTTGCAATACAGACAAGTAAGCGAattt
This region of Electrophorus electricus isolate fEleEle1 chromosome 2, fEleEle1.pri, whole genome shotgun sequence genomic DNA includes:
- the rpap3 gene encoding RNA polymerase II-associated protein 3 isoform X1, translated to MSGGSKAIELQMQMRQNAEDLHNFMKELDSWEADIKVKDEELRTGSLEQLQKNLPPVRNKDYKKQRVKSKGPAKKSQQEEQKPPQRIKSYDYQSWDKFDVDKALETVDKEDSPADSNDSDLEEVQVDRELAMKEKEKGNKFFKEGNYDTAIECYSRGMVADPYNPVLPTNRATCFFRLKKYVVAESDCNLAIALDSKYIKAYARRGAARFALQNLEGALEDYEMVLKLDPENLDAQNEITKLNQAIPSQRQKDDEVKKHVPEVPLAVASEPNYVAQEQLRRQEAAVQKDRGNAYFKEGKYEAAVECYSKGMEADATNALLAANRAMAYLKLERYAEAEQDCSKAITLDSTYSKAFARRATARAALGRLSEAREDFKQVLKLEPGNKQAMSELKKLNMVTSGLSVDLTAGGQQQADATRRTIQPVNKPEHLRSTKPMKRIEIEEVGEMLTPLVVPQRTTGPGSSSTSELVATIPGLYSEAQGEASPLSSSPSAKIQKMEQLSDFHSLPPDKGANGNSVEKTKLLQTEDKVAGCMEQTSPSSSSSSSSVNHEVIPPCPTNSFQLEADLRKIGDQPEARYKYLKQIQPDAYQKIFQNSLEPDILNKILKVLQSFYIKNEEPSVILAILNSLSSVKRFDMAVMFMSSAEKKVLQELFECVSHAGLNDVSVQALKKKYGV
- the rpap3 gene encoding RNA polymerase II-associated protein 3 isoform X2 — translated: MSGGSKAIELQMQMRQNAEDLHNFMKELDSWEADIKVKDEELRTGSLEQLQKNLPPVRNKDYKKQRVKSKGPAKKSQQEEQKPPQRIKSYDYQSWDKFDVDKALETVDKEDSPADSNDSDLEEVQVDRELAMKEKEKGNKFFKEGNYDTAIECYSRGMVADPYNPVLPTNRATCFFRLKKYVVAESDCNLAIALDSKYIKAYARRGAARFALQNLEGALEDYEMVLKLDPENLDAQNEITKLNQAIPSQRQKDDEVKKHVPEVPLAVASEPNYVAQEQLRRQEAAVQKDRGNAYFKEGKYEAAVECYSKGMEADATNALLAANRAMAYLKLERYAEAEQDCSKAITLDSTYSKAFARRATARAALGRLSEAREDFKQVLKLEPGNKQAMSELKKLNMDLTAGGQQQADATRRTIQPVNKPEHLRSTKPMKRIEIEEVGEMLTPLVVPQRTTGPGSSSTSELVATIPGLYSEAQGEASPLSSSPSAKIQKMEQLSDFHSLPPDKGANGNSVEKTKLLQTEDKVAGCMEQTSPSSSSSSSSVNHEVIPPCPTNSFQLEADLRKIGDQPEARYKYLKQIQPDAYQKIFQNSLEPDILNKILKVLQSFYIKNEEPSVILAILNSLSSVKRFDMAVMFMSSAEKKVLQELFECVSHAGLNDVSVQALKKKYGV